Proteins co-encoded in one Capsicum annuum cultivar UCD-10X-F1 chromosome 9, UCD10Xv1.1, whole genome shotgun sequence genomic window:
- the LOC107853756 gene encoding alpha-crystallin domain-containing protein 22.3, translating to MTRSSFTTGHGLRKLYEERSKSLENSQPAMVSSSASPASEEWDNVISFTGSASLEKAGPLVGSVDAAESMDEYLFRVSLPGVTRDEKVISCEVRPDGRILIKGESATGESTVCKHSMVFKMQTQNLCPPGEFTVSIQLPGPIDHLTSDCVFGTDGIFEGVVKKKKNSCFEGQ from the exons ATGACTAGAAGCAGCTTTACGACTGGACACGGCTTGAGAAAACTCTATGAGGAAAGATCGAAATCCCTTG aAAACTCTCAGCCTGCAATGGTTTCTTCCTCTGCTTCTCCAGCCAGCGAGGAGTGGGACAATGTAATTTCCTTTACTGGATCGGCTTCGTTGGAAAAGGCCGGTCCTCTTGTTGGATCCGTTGACGCCGCTGAATCCATGGATGAGTATTTGTTTCGTGTTTCACTCCCCGGTGTTACAAGGGATGAGA AAGTCATAAGCTGTGAAGTTAGACCTGATGGGAGAATTCTCATAAAAGGAGAGAGCGCGACCGGAGAGAGCACGGTTTGCAAGCACAGTATGGTTTTTAAGATGCAAACTCAGAACTTATGCCCACCGGGTGAATTTACTGTTTCAATCCAGCTACCAGGCCCAATTGATCATCTAACCTCAGATTGTGTTTTTGGAACTGACGGGATTTTTGAAGGagttgtgaagaaaaaaaaaaacagttgcTTTGAGGGGCAGTGA